A window from Deltaproteobacteria bacterium encodes these proteins:
- a CDS encoding EAL domain-containing protein, with amino-acid sequence MTDDSRTQVLKRQLRVELEATHQRQQSALLHLAQLPANSEMSLIDMYRSVTRTASHVLKCERASVWFFNEEHSELVCMDHYSSPENAHSQEPNWVREDFPNYFVTLETSRVLVIHNTDAHSNLPGFISNYLQPSNIGAVIHAPIWRRGRPVGVVRLEHPGSERSWELNEESFASSLADMINLLMEHHDLRETERQLRRSRDRYQLAASGVNDGIWDLHIKSQELYLSSRAQEVLGIIDSESETGPEINMLALSNRVHPEDVQGVREALMAHLEGQTQHFEAECRVEYSKNQYRWVLCRGVIEFSRRGNAKRMAGSISDISARKASEAVLVHEATHDALTGLPNRRLFLKRLNETLMQESTTGGSAVFFLDVDRFKMVNDSFGHHAGDELLKVISVRLHQCLRGTDILARLSGDEFGILLTPVANKKEATRMAENIRAAFSEPIHLGDQMIYTSLSIGIAMSSKTKHVAGSLMRDADIALYKAKSDSRGTFAVFDRAMHRAAKAKMQLDTNLRTAVKKGQFDLALQPIYNVHTEMLHSFEALIRWKDSKGKFVPPAEFIPLAEETGLIQDIGAWVLQEACEQLSRIRQKNKQLGKVRMAVNVSPKQLLQPGFVAFVRSCLKNNSLLGSDLCIEITESVLIDDPKWIHEQFNELREIGVKIHLDDFGTGYSSLSALHDFPLDSVKVDRSFIARLGEDDDSTEVVNAIIRVARSLDLKVIAEGVETLAQLTTIKALGCDYGQGFLLARPTDPAILPDHPTIHQLQPAG; translated from the coding sequence GAAGCGACGCACCAACGTCAGCAAAGCGCGCTCTTGCACCTTGCGCAGCTACCGGCAAACAGTGAGATGAGCCTCATCGACATGTACCGCTCGGTGACAAGAACAGCATCTCATGTCCTCAAGTGTGAGCGAGCGAGTGTTTGGTTTTTTAACGAGGAACATTCAGAACTCGTTTGCATGGATCACTACAGCAGTCCCGAAAACGCTCACAGTCAAGAGCCCAATTGGGTACGTGAAGACTTCCCAAACTATTTTGTAACGCTAGAGACCAGCCGTGTTCTGGTCATTCACAACACCGACGCTCATAGCAATCTGCCTGGCTTTATTAGCAACTACTTACAGCCAAGTAATATTGGCGCAGTTATCCACGCTCCCATTTGGAGACGAGGCCGACCCGTAGGTGTTGTACGTCTCGAGCATCCGGGCAGCGAGCGAAGCTGGGAGCTCAATGAAGAAAGCTTTGCCAGCTCGCTTGCGGATATGATCAACCTCTTGATGGAGCACCACGACCTCCGCGAAACGGAACGGCAGCTTCGCCGCAGCCGGGACCGCTACCAACTTGCCGCCTCCGGAGTCAATGACGGCATTTGGGATTTACATATCAAGTCGCAAGAACTTTACCTTTCTTCACGGGCCCAAGAGGTGCTTGGCATTATCGATTCCGAATCGGAAACCGGACCCGAAATAAATATGCTCGCGCTTTCAAACCGCGTTCATCCCGAAGATGTCCAAGGCGTTCGCGAAGCCTTGATGGCCCACCTAGAAGGCCAGACGCAGCATTTCGAAGCAGAGTGCAGAGTTGAGTATTCTAAGAACCAATATCGATGGGTCTTATGTCGCGGCGTTATCGAATTTTCTCGCCGCGGCAATGCCAAACGGATGGCGGGATCCATATCCGATATCTCGGCACGTAAAGCCTCAGAAGCCGTTCTAGTACATGAAGCCACTCACGATGCCTTAACCGGATTACCCAATCGCCGGCTTTTTCTGAAACGATTAAATGAAACGCTCATGCAGGAAAGCACAACAGGAGGATCAGCAGTATTCTTCCTGGATGTGGACCGGTTCAAAATGGTGAATGATAGCTTCGGTCATCACGCAGGAGACGAGCTTCTTAAAGTCATATCGGTTCGACTCCACCAGTGTTTGCGGGGTACTGATATTCTGGCCCGGTTAAGTGGAGATGAATTTGGAATTCTCCTTACTCCCGTTGCCAATAAAAAAGAAGCTACGCGTATGGCTGAAAATATCCGTGCTGCTTTCAGTGAGCCTATCCATCTGGGAGACCAGATGATTTACACCTCTCTGAGTATTGGCATCGCCATGAGCAGTAAAACCAAGCATGTGGCAGGTAGCTTGATGCGCGATGCGGATATTGCACTCTACAAGGCCAAGAGCGACTCTCGAGGAACCTTTGCCGTCTTTGACCGCGCTATGCACAGAGCAGCAAAGGCGAAGATGCAATTGGATACCAACTTACGAACGGCTGTGAAAAAAGGACAATTCGATTTGGCTCTACAGCCAATTTACAATGTTCATACTGAAATGCTTCATAGCTTTGAAGCACTCATTCGCTGGAAAGATTCCAAAGGGAAGTTTGTACCACCCGCGGAGTTTATTCCCTTGGCGGAAGAAACCGGACTCATTCAAGACATCGGTGCCTGGGTACTCCAAGAAGCATGTGAACAACTCTCACGAATTCGTCAGAAGAATAAGCAGCTCGGCAAAGTGCGGATGGCTGTTAATGTTTCGCCTAAACAACTTCTTCAACCAGGCTTTGTTGCCTTCGTTCGCTCATGCCTAAAGAACAATTCTCTTTTGGGCTCAGACCTATGCATTGAAATCACCGAATCCGTATTGATCGATGACCCCAAATGGATTCACGAACAGTTCAATGAGCTACGAGAGATAGGCGTTAAGATACACTTGGATGATTTTGGTACCGGCTATTCTTCACTGAGTGCGCTGCATGACTTCCCGCTTGATAGCGTGAAAGTGGACCGTTCATTCATTGCACGGCTGGGCGAGGATGACGACAGCACGGAAGTTGTGAATGCCATTATTCGCGTGGCTCGCTCATTGGATCTGAAGGTGATTGCTGAAGGTGTGGAAACACTGGCTCAGCTTACCACCATCAAAGCTTTAGGGTGCGATTATGGACAAGGTTTTTTACTGGCCAGGCCTACCGACCCAGCCATCTTGCCCGACCACCCAACCATTCACCAGCTTCAACCGGCTGGCTAG
- a CDS encoding site-2 protease family protein — MDDLSLGMIWYPVFLLSTTLHEAAHAYAAMLGGDLTGYHEGQVTLDPRPHIKREPFGMVLVPLFTFVTGGWMLGWASVPFDTRWADRFPHRAGWMSLAGPAANLFLVLVAGIGIHLGITFDLFMRPESIDFSTVTSAVRGEYGFLAYGLSILFSLNLILFVFNLLPFPPLDGSGVILLFMKEETARKVQQMMHQPMLALGGFLIAWHFFGEIYGPFWTTALNVLYPGSGYH, encoded by the coding sequence ATGGATGACTTGAGCCTGGGTATGATTTGGTACCCTGTATTTCTTTTATCAACGACCTTACATGAGGCGGCCCATGCTTATGCCGCAATGCTTGGCGGTGACCTTACGGGTTATCATGAAGGCCAAGTTACCCTAGATCCCAGACCTCATATTAAGCGCGAGCCATTCGGGATGGTCCTGGTACCTCTCTTCACCTTCGTTACAGGTGGATGGATGCTTGGCTGGGCAAGTGTTCCCTTTGATACTCGTTGGGCTGACCGATTTCCCCACCGCGCAGGTTGGATGAGTCTGGCCGGTCCGGCTGCCAATCTTTTTTTAGTGTTGGTAGCGGGCATTGGAATTCACTTAGGGATTACATTTGATTTATTCATGCGGCCCGAGAGTATTGATTTTTCTACGGTGACTTCGGCTGTTCGTGGAGAGTATGGATTCTTGGCTTACGGGTTGAGTATTTTATTCAGTCTCAATCTGATTCTCTTCGTCTTTAATCTTCTGCCGTTCCCGCCACTTGATGGAAGCGGTGTCATTTTACTCTTTATGAAGGAAGAAACGGCCCGCAAGGTACAGCAGATGATGCATCAACCGATGTTGGCGCTGGGTGGCTTTCTCATTGCTTGGCACTTCTTCGGAGAAATATACGGCCCGTTTTGGACCACGGCGCTGAATGTTCTCTACCCTGGGTCAGGGTACCACTGA